From a single Hydrotalea sp. genomic region:
- a CDS encoding TdeIII family type II restriction endonuclease: MLAANKKTSIVKIICSAMTRKLAGYKPESSHMPFHYHLLGKDRMALFSFVQSLNTTFGTSIFEPVAKELASDVFDDVQTQYKLANLISNHAQDAISDIMNSLSVGKEITRKEIDKIILAKTLSNETRTLQTTRVDIFLKKKNDVYLIDLKTVKPNASSFAQYKRQLLEWAAIYKKTDSASDVHSFIALPYNPYYPKPYERWTMKGMLDLQDEVKIAEEFWNFLAGGDCYEELLDCFFEAGQILRPELDKKFKEFK, translated from the coding sequence ATGCTTGCGGCGAATAAAAAGACATCTATCGTTAAAATTATATGTTCGGCGATGACCAGAAAATTGGCTGGTTATAAACCCGAAAGCAGTCACATGCCGTTTCATTATCATCTGCTTGGTAAAGACCGCATGGCATTGTTTTCGTTCGTGCAATCGCTGAACACAACCTTTGGCACGTCGATTTTTGAACCAGTGGCAAAAGAGTTAGCCAGCGATGTTTTCGACGACGTGCAAACGCAATACAAATTGGCTAACCTGATTAGCAACCATGCGCAAGACGCTATCAGCGATATTATGAATAGTTTGAGCGTTGGCAAAGAAATAACCAGAAAAGAAATCGATAAAATAATTCTGGCCAAGACCCTAAGCAATGAAACCAGAACATTGCAAACCACGCGGGTTGATATTTTCTTAAAAAAGAAAAACGATGTTTATTTAATCGATTTAAAAACCGTCAAACCCAATGCAAGCAGTTTCGCACAATACAAACGGCAATTGCTTGAATGGGCGGCTATCTATAAAAAAACTGATAGCGCGTCAGATGTTCATAGCTTCATCGCCCTGCCCTACAATCCCTATTACCCAAAACCCTATGAGCGATGGACAATGAAGGGGATGCTTGACCTTCAAGATGAAGTGAAAATTGCCGAGGAGTTTTGGAATTTCTTAGCTGGTGGTGATTGTTATGAAGAATTGCTAGATTGTTTCTTCGAGGCGGGACAAATATTGCGCCCCGAGCTTGATAAAAAATTTAAAGAATTTAAATAA